A stretch of the Archangium violaceum genome encodes the following:
- a CDS encoding carbohydrate binding domain-containing protein: MHRQRSLLLPALAALLLQAGPARAQIAASHVYHNHMPNFWPYYDVSKYASTPTGGAIRYTYDGQVINLKQNPPSNYTYYLPSGAPMPHDDLVTYYSHHAKTGAYMSWPGNVAADMNTNAPTGQIHVTMSGAVVNNVQDLNTLQNVSGYNNIHWGASWRDRYNTLRTPAGNRTLDLIHFTGHHTMGPLVGPDYFLKDLINQSATLAQPYFLGSNFQSSKGFFPTELGFSERLIPTLAKLGIQWSVIGDNHFSRTLEDYPFLNDPGSDTLVSPPNRADLQNTSNVGSWVSMQMAHEQQVIRNKYPFASTPHWVRYVDPATGAESRVVGIPVNQNGSWLEGWEGEATVDVVNLKSFEGLVPQKQFFVIAHDGDNSGGRAGSETTWYNGRSVTCTAGVQCLGISEYLVNNTPPSTDVVHVQDGSWVDTRDSSSDPQWHHWKLPFGIWKGQFPAFNAATGLNLAPKTNLSGVQEGMTVSFEHGWHYLERNFALLQAALNYAKTAEQIWLDAHPNHWKPTTTLDNQVTHAGNQLNPWMMSFPVKGDASNDWAGGANPAELAWYFLLPAMDSGFGYYDENQDDIVKPTLSFNQSLYFSKPFVQDRIAQDKTGPSVWWPQRWPYNPGSANTDKSEGWTLHHFSNAFAIYTYAYDVSGITSIKARVRVHTHKSIDPLDNTHKVYDPAALKAAGVPNIDTSRVGAWVDHPLTRRDLKPVINGVSWQPTYLPVMAKVPAQEIGDLYYVYLGNYRDQLLDYYIEATDSRGNVTRSEIQSVYVGAGRYNLVGGKYVEDINGSVQGTYPFLRVDTTAPSTPTGLTASRKTDRSVTLSWSAASDNVAVAGYDVFRNGSQVGSSTSTSYTDSGLTPSTAYSYTVRAKDAAGNTSAASMALSVTTLAPDTTAPSAPTGLTVSGTTSSSAALLWTASTDNYGVASYDVYRNGSLVASVTGTSYTDTGLSPSTTYSYTVKARDAAGNTSAASAALSVTTGAGNTTTVYYKKGFATPYIHFRPAGGTWTVPPGYPMPDSEVSGYAKYTINLGAATQLECVFNNGSGTWDNNNGSNYFFPTGTSTFNAGTITAGAPSADTTAPSVPSGLMVSSKTATSVSLTWTASTDASGIAGYDVYRNGALVGSPPSASYTDTGLSLGTTYSYTVRARDTAGNVSALSSALSVTTSTSGATVTFNETASTAVGQNIYIVGSIAALGSWAPGSAIQLSPDNYPTWSVTLSLPGSTAIQYKYIKKDGSGNVTWESGTNRTYTTPASGTATINDTWR, encoded by the coding sequence GTGCATCGACAGAGGTCGTTGCTGTTGCCCGCCCTGGCGGCGCTCTTGCTGCAAGCCGGGCCAGCGCGAGCGCAGATCGCCGCGTCGCATGTCTATCACAACCACATGCCCAACTTCTGGCCGTACTACGACGTGAGCAAGTACGCGTCCACGCCGACGGGCGGAGCCATCCGTTACACGTACGACGGCCAGGTCATCAACCTGAAGCAGAACCCTCCGTCGAACTACACGTACTACCTGCCGTCGGGCGCGCCGATGCCGCACGATGACCTGGTCACGTACTACTCGCACCACGCGAAGACGGGCGCGTACATGTCCTGGCCCGGGAACGTGGCCGCGGACATGAACACCAACGCCCCCACCGGGCAGATCCACGTGACCATGTCCGGGGCGGTGGTGAACAACGTCCAGGATCTCAACACCCTGCAGAACGTCTCCGGCTACAACAACATCCACTGGGGCGCCTCCTGGAGGGACCGGTACAACACCCTGCGCACCCCGGCGGGCAACCGGACGCTGGATCTCATCCACTTCACAGGCCACCACACCATGGGGCCGCTGGTGGGACCGGACTACTTCCTCAAGGATCTCATCAACCAGAGCGCCACCCTCGCGCAGCCCTACTTCCTGGGGAGCAACTTCCAGTCCTCCAAGGGCTTCTTCCCCACGGAGCTCGGCTTCTCCGAGCGCCTCATCCCCACGCTCGCGAAGCTGGGCATCCAGTGGTCCGTCATCGGAGACAACCACTTCTCGCGCACGCTCGAGGACTATCCCTTCCTGAATGATCCGGGCTCCGACACGCTGGTGTCGCCGCCCAACCGCGCGGACCTGCAGAACACCAGCAACGTGGGCAGCTGGGTGAGCATGCAGATGGCGCACGAGCAGCAGGTCATCCGCAACAAGTACCCCTTCGCCTCCACGCCGCACTGGGTGCGCTACGTGGACCCGGCCACCGGCGCCGAGTCACGCGTCGTGGGCATCCCCGTCAACCAGAACGGCTCCTGGCTCGAGGGCTGGGAGGGCGAGGCCACCGTCGACGTCGTCAACCTCAAGAGCTTCGAGGGGCTCGTCCCACAGAAGCAGTTCTTCGTCATCGCCCATGACGGCGACAACTCGGGTGGGCGCGCGGGCTCGGAGACCACCTGGTACAACGGCCGCAGCGTCACCTGCACCGCGGGCGTGCAGTGTCTGGGCATCAGCGAGTACCTCGTCAACAACACGCCCCCCTCCACCGACGTGGTGCACGTGCAGGACGGCTCGTGGGTGGACACGCGCGACTCCTCGTCCGATCCGCAGTGGCACCACTGGAAGCTGCCCTTCGGCATCTGGAAGGGCCAGTTCCCCGCGTTCAACGCGGCCACCGGCCTCAACCTGGCGCCCAAGACGAACCTCAGCGGCGTGCAGGAGGGCATGACGGTCTCCTTCGAGCACGGCTGGCACTACCTGGAGCGCAACTTCGCCCTGCTCCAGGCCGCCCTCAACTACGCGAAGACGGCCGAGCAGATCTGGCTCGACGCGCACCCCAACCATTGGAAGCCCACCACGACGCTGGACAATCAGGTGACCCACGCGGGCAACCAGCTCAACCCGTGGATGATGTCCTTCCCGGTGAAGGGCGATGCGAGCAACGACTGGGCGGGCGGCGCCAACCCCGCGGAGCTGGCCTGGTACTTCCTGCTGCCGGCCATGGACTCGGGCTTCGGCTACTACGACGAGAACCAGGACGACATCGTCAAGCCCACGCTCTCCTTCAACCAGTCGCTCTACTTCTCCAAGCCCTTCGTGCAGGACCGCATCGCCCAGGACAAGACGGGCCCGTCCGTCTGGTGGCCGCAGCGCTGGCCCTACAACCCGGGCAGCGCCAACACGGACAAGTCCGAGGGCTGGACGCTCCACCACTTCAGCAATGCCTTCGCGATCTACACCTACGCGTACGACGTGAGCGGCATCACCAGCATCAAGGCCCGCGTCCGCGTGCACACCCACAAGAGCATCGACCCGCTGGACAACACCCACAAGGTGTATGACCCCGCCGCGCTCAAGGCCGCGGGCGTGCCCAACATCGACACCTCGCGCGTGGGCGCCTGGGTGGACCATCCGCTCACCCGGAGGGACTTGAAGCCCGTCATCAATGGCGTCTCGTGGCAGCCCACCTACCTGCCCGTCATGGCGAAGGTGCCCGCGCAGGAGATCGGCGATCTCTATTACGTCTACCTGGGCAACTACCGGGACCAGCTCCTCGACTACTACATCGAGGCCACCGACAGCCGGGGCAACGTCACCCGGAGCGAGATTCAATCCGTCTATGTGGGCGCGGGCAGGTACAACCTGGTCGGCGGCAAGTACGTCGAGGACATCAACGGCTCGGTGCAGGGCACGTATCCGTTCCTGAGGGTGGACACCACCGCGCCCTCCACGCCCACGGGCCTGACGGCGTCCAGGAAGACGGATCGCTCGGTGACGCTCAGCTGGAGCGCGGCCTCGGACAACGTGGCGGTCGCGGGTTACGACGTCTTCCGCAATGGCTCGCAGGTGGGCTCGAGCACCAGCACGAGCTATACCGACAGCGGACTGACCCCGAGCACCGCGTACAGCTACACCGTGAGGGCGAAGGACGCGGCCGGCAACACCTCGGCGGCCAGCATGGCGCTCTCCGTCACCACCCTGGCACCGGACACCACCGCGCCCTCGGCGCCCACGGGGCTGACGGTGTCGGGCACGACGAGCTCCTCGGCGGCGTTGCTCTGGACGGCCTCCACCGACAACTACGGCGTCGCCAGCTATGACGTGTACCGCAATGGCTCGCTGGTGGCCTCCGTCACGGGCACGAGCTACACGGACACCGGGCTCTCTCCGAGCACCACGTACAGCTACACCGTGAAGGCCAGGGACGCGGCCGGCAACACCTCGGCGGCCAGCGCGGCGCTCTCCGTCACCACCGGCGCCGGCAACACCACCACCGTCTATTACAAGAAGGGCTTCGCCACGCCCTACATCCACTTCCGTCCCGCGGGCGGCACGTGGACCGTCCCTCCGGGCTACCCCATGCCCGACTCGGAGGTTTCCGGCTACGCGAAGTACACCATCAACCTGGGCGCGGCCACGCAGCTCGAGTGCGTCTTCAACAACGGCAGCGGCACCTGGGACAACAACAACGGCAGCAACTACTTCTTCCCCACGGGGACCTCCACCTTCAACGCTGGCACCATCACCGCGGGCGCTCCGTCCGCCGACACCACCGCGCCGAGCGTGCCCTCGGGACTGATGGTGTCGTCCAAGACGGCCACCTCCGTCTCGCTCACGTGGACGGCCTCCACGGACGCCAGCGGCATCGCCGGGTATGACGTGTACCGCAATGGCGCCCTCGTGGGCTCGCCCCCTTCCGCCAGCTACACCGATACGGGCCTGAGCCTCGGCACCACGTACAGCTACACCGTGCGCGCGCGAGACACCGCGGGCAACGTCTCGGCCCTGAGCTCGGCCCTGAGCGTCACCACCAGCACCTCCGGCGCCACCGTCACCTTCAACGAGACGGCCAGCACCGCGGTCGGCCAGAACATCTACATCGTGGGCAGCATCGCCGCGCTCGGGAGCTGGGCCCCCGGCTCCGCCATCCAGCTCTCACCGGACAACTATCCGACGTGGAGCGTGACGCTGAGCCTGCCGGGCTCGACGGCCATCCAATACAAGTACATCAAGAAGGACGGCAGCGGGAACGTCACCTGGGAGAGCGGCACCAACCGTACCTATACGACTCCCGCGAGCGGCACCGCGACGATCAACGACACCTGGAGGTAA
- the cglD gene encoding adventurous gliding motility lipoprotein CglD, giving the protein MNTRQLIKAVLLATSLLTATACPGNPDPDPDPGNPTGPGNPTGPGGETPLPTDRNDPNNATKDTDCDGLSDKTEFEVLYEGKQTHPGLADTDKDGLPDGLEVGVTEAVTGTNCTITPDASTAVNTSPVNADTDGDGLPDGVEDANHNGKVDDDETHPLLVDTDCDGLRDGPTSGDVKGEDQNGNGIREATETDPRRFDTDGDGISDGVELGVTQNLDAANCSGIFRPDVNPGSTTDPTNPDSDGDGVADGAEDNNQNGGKDPGELDPTDGTDASGPAGQVCTADNLRPVVFKSEEGADIKLALPPTFTEVTQIKSGDEVKGLIGYDSTTKVAFLAFRTTPPAGATDPLGDEEALQPAIASKGALRNRIAQTFKTWEGFEAVQANYDQAGTSTDLKRRTDQLVDALLPGSTGRLSSAAAGVTGDFRLQTLFVHRSNQSLVVLIAVAPLTGVTGGNRSTPAAFSVKDLSDGSALAQFGEPTAAQCELFTIPISKVDFIFVVDDSGSMGTSQQSLAATAQSAANALNASSLDWRMALVTTSYHLGAPGSSNVGRVRQFTRNVNKVKAWLTQNSKCSSATPGTCSGVPTTPEPATCPGTDDPSEGVNGGCWVGLAGSGNEGLLGAARKVVDDMTPGTEPGAAESGLKARKDAQLVVILLGDADDQTHNYSTTKANCGSGGTKDKAGSECESVENFKSFFGNRLETEEPTNKTKKQITVHGIVCPSGQVCGCTSGTCNLSNSTREFNPQPIGGVSQLRHAAVVNATGGVLGSILDTASIETSMEAIIVDAIGNAGYKTLKPPIGASIKVAAENVRDPAVCKTGNDIPRNTVNGFDFDGSARTLSFFGACRPATESTKVAVSYQYWVDQVKDPNGGTPCEDDPKYSPTEPDHCEGPTLGCNESGDQCVCKPDCGGTCGVGTTCNMATCSCDPILS; this is encoded by the coding sequence ATGAATACGCGACAACTGATCAAAGCAGTGCTGCTCGCGACGAGTTTGCTCACAGCGACCGCGTGCCCGGGTAATCCGGATCCGGATCCGGACCCGGGCAACCCCACCGGCCCGGGCAATCCCACCGGCCCGGGAGGTGAGACGCCGCTGCCCACCGATCGCAACGATCCGAACAACGCCACCAAGGACACCGACTGCGACGGTCTGAGCGACAAGACCGAGTTCGAGGTGCTCTACGAGGGGAAGCAGACGCACCCCGGCCTGGCGGATACCGACAAGGACGGGCTCCCGGACGGGCTCGAGGTGGGCGTCACCGAGGCGGTGACCGGCACCAACTGCACCATCACCCCGGACGCGAGCACCGCGGTGAACACGAGCCCCGTCAACGCGGACACCGATGGTGACGGCCTGCCCGATGGCGTGGAGGACGCGAACCACAACGGCAAGGTGGACGATGACGAGACCCACCCGCTCCTCGTGGACACCGACTGTGACGGCCTGCGCGACGGCCCGACCAGCGGGGATGTGAAGGGCGAGGACCAGAACGGCAACGGCATCCGGGAGGCCACCGAAACCGACCCCCGCCGCTTCGACACGGACGGCGATGGCATCTCGGACGGCGTGGAGCTGGGCGTCACCCAGAACCTGGACGCGGCGAACTGCTCCGGAATCTTCCGCCCGGACGTCAACCCCGGCTCGACCACGGACCCGACCAATCCGGACTCCGACGGCGACGGCGTGGCCGATGGCGCCGAGGACAACAACCAGAACGGCGGCAAGGACCCCGGGGAGCTGGACCCCACCGACGGCACCGACGCGTCGGGTCCGGCCGGACAGGTGTGCACCGCCGACAACCTGCGCCCCGTGGTCTTCAAGTCCGAGGAGGGCGCGGACATCAAGCTGGCGCTGCCGCCCACCTTCACGGAGGTCACCCAGATCAAGTCGGGCGACGAGGTGAAGGGTCTGATCGGCTACGACAGCACGACGAAGGTCGCCTTCCTGGCCTTCCGCACCACCCCGCCCGCGGGCGCCACGGATCCGCTCGGCGACGAGGAGGCACTGCAGCCCGCCATCGCGTCCAAGGGCGCCCTGCGCAATCGCATCGCCCAGACGTTCAAGACCTGGGAGGGCTTCGAGGCCGTGCAGGCCAACTATGATCAGGCCGGCACGAGCACGGACCTCAAGCGCCGCACGGACCAGCTGGTGGACGCGCTGCTGCCGGGCAGCACGGGCCGCCTCAGCAGCGCGGCGGCGGGTGTCACGGGCGACTTCCGGCTCCAGACCCTCTTCGTGCACCGCTCGAACCAGAGCCTCGTGGTGCTCATCGCGGTGGCTCCGCTGACGGGCGTGACGGGCGGCAACCGCAGCACCCCCGCGGCCTTCTCCGTGAAGGACCTCTCGGATGGCTCCGCGCTCGCCCAGTTCGGTGAGCCCACGGCGGCGCAGTGCGAGCTCTTCACCATCCCGATCTCGAAGGTGGACTTCATCTTCGTCGTGGACGACAGCGGCTCGATGGGGACCTCTCAGCAGTCGCTGGCCGCCACCGCCCAGTCCGCGGCGAACGCGCTCAATGCTTCGTCGCTGGACTGGCGCATGGCGCTCGTCACCACGAGCTACCACCTGGGCGCCCCGGGCTCCAGCAACGTGGGCAGGGTGCGCCAGTTCACCCGCAACGTGAACAAGGTGAAGGCCTGGCTCACGCAGAACAGCAAGTGCTCATCAGCTACCCCGGGGACGTGCAGCGGGGTTCCCACCACGCCCGAGCCCGCGACCTGTCCTGGCACTGACGACCCCTCGGAAGGCGTCAACGGTGGCTGCTGGGTGGGTCTGGCGGGTAGCGGCAACGAGGGCCTGCTCGGCGCGGCCCGCAAGGTCGTCGATGACATGACCCCGGGCACCGAGCCGGGCGCCGCCGAGTCCGGCCTCAAGGCGCGCAAGGATGCCCAGCTCGTGGTCATCCTGCTCGGAGACGCGGACGATCAGACCCACAACTACTCCACGACCAAGGCGAACTGCGGGAGCGGCGGAACCAAGGACAAGGCCGGAAGCGAATGTGAGAGTGTCGAGAACTTCAAGAGTTTCTTCGGCAATCGCCTGGAGACGGAGGAGCCCACCAACAAGACGAAGAAGCAGATCACCGTGCACGGCATCGTGTGCCCGTCCGGCCAGGTCTGCGGCTGCACCTCGGGGACCTGCAACCTCTCCAACTCCACCCGTGAGTTCAACCCGCAGCCCATTGGCGGCGTGTCCCAGCTGCGCCACGCGGCGGTGGTCAACGCCACGGGCGGCGTGCTCGGCTCCATCCTCGACACCGCTTCCATCGAGACCTCCATGGAGGCGATCATCGTCGATGCCATCGGCAACGCGGGTTACAAGACCCTCAAGCCGCCCATCGGTGCGTCCATCAAGGTGGCCGCTGAGAACGTGCGAGATCCGGCTGTCTGCAAGACGGGCAACGACATCCCGCGCAACACGGTCAACGGCTTCGACTTCGACGGCAGCGCGCGCACCCTGTCCTTCTTCGGCGCCTGCCGCCCCGCGACCGAGTCCACCAAGGTGGCGGTGTCGTACCAGTACTGGGTGGACCAGGTGAAGGATCCCAACGGCGGCACCCCCTGCGAGGACGATCCGAAGTACAGCCCGACCGAGCCGGATCACTGCGAGGGCCCGACGCTCGGCTGCAACGAGTCGGGCGACCAGTGCGTCTGCAAGCCCGACTGCGGCGGTACGTGCGGCGTGGGTACGACCTGCAACATGGCGACCTGCTCCTGCGATCCGATCCTCAGCTAG